The Bernardetia litoralis DSM 6794 genome includes a window with the following:
- a CDS encoding rhodanese-like domain-containing protein, protein MNDITPQELKTLKEEGTPINLLDVREEFEYDEYNLDGKLIPLGDLPHRLDELEDWKEKEIIVHCKSGGRSATAKNFLASKGFKNVRNLLQGAEGYKKLS, encoded by the coding sequence ATGAACGACATTACTCCACAAGAATTAAAAACTCTCAAAGAAGAAGGAACACCAATCAATCTTCTTGATGTAAGAGAAGAATTTGAATATGATGAATATAACCTTGATGGAAAATTGATTCCATTAGGCGACCTTCCTCACCGATTAGACGAACTAGAAGACTGGAAAGAAAAAGAAATAATTGTACATTGCAAGTCTGGAGGACGTAGCGCAACAGCTAAAAATTTCTTAGCTTCTAAAGGTTTTAAAAATGTTAGAAACCTTTTGCAAGGTGCAGAAGGATACAAAAAATTATCTTAA
- a CDS encoding DUF5004 domain-containing protein, protein MNVFRNPFLLVVLLCSLFLVKCTCDDDTTGDPDTTSLVETISKEWKISTLTVNGDAVSDTEDFVLELNQSGDAPTTFTVTTGGVAYNFAGATSGSWSLDNNDAPTQATFAGKTVDFTASASQLTISYDETAADGKPEPAVRFVLVPKI, encoded by the coding sequence ATGAACGTATTTCGTAACCCATTTCTTTTAGTTGTATTACTTTGTTCTTTATTCCTTGTAAAATGTACTTGTGATGATGATACTACTGGAGATCCAGATACTACTTCTTTAGTAGAAACAATCTCTAAAGAATGGAAAATTAGTACTCTTACAGTAAATGGCGATGCTGTTTCTGACACAGAAGACTTTGTACTTGAGCTTAACCAAAGTGGTGATGCTCCAACTACATTTACTGTTACTACTGGTGGTGTAGCTTATAATTTCGCAGGTGCTACTTCTGGTTCTTGGTCTTTGGATAATAATGATGCTCCAACTCAAGCTACTTTTGCTGGTAAAACTGTTGATTTTACTGCTTCAGCATCTCAATTAACTATTAGTTATGATGAAACTGCAGCTGATGGCAAACCAGAACCTGCTGTACGTTTCGTTCTTGTACCTAAAATATAA
- the mfd gene encoding transcription-repair coupling factor, whose amino-acid sequence MNQQETQEPILKLFPRDFVKKYQKDGIIQTISSKIENEKNQTDSDSVRVHLKGLMGSQDALVLAALYRNNPAISHFVVMEDAEEAAYFYNDIQHFLGETLSSSNPNILFFPTSYKKPYKFEKIDNANVLQRSEALTRLNNHHSEENGLIIVTYPSALTEKVINKQVLAANTFVIKINEVVEPNFVIEILNEYGFKREEYVFEAGQYSVRGGIIDIFSYSNEYPYRIEFFGNDIESIRTFKPTDQLSIEKVNRAVIVPNVTEKIQKQTRENFLEFVPKKTRLWLKNYALTVDVVEKYFERATEDFDTILQVSNYTQIISDPEELFITKKEFKDQIEKFVQIEFGKKFRRVTEKTKDNHSIFEFDAKAQPTFHKNLQNLVFDVESYNQKGYQCIIAADLPKQIDRMHTIFEEKGVGVQFYGLNIGLRGGFIDNNQQIVCYTDHQIFERYHRYSTQERFTKSKALTLKELNTLQAGDYVTHIDYGVGRFAGLEKLDVNGNEQEAVRLIYRDNDVLYVSVHSLHKISKHSSQDGSSMSLSKLGSQDWTNRKKKVKKHLKDIGTELIALYAKRQTATGFAFPKDNYMQAEVESSFFYQDTPDQATATNDVKNDMEKPVPMDRLICGDVGFGKTEIAVRAAFKAVSNGKQVAVLVPTTVLAAQHNRTFSERLGNFGVNVDFINRFRTAKEVREILQKLEEGKIDILVGTHKIVSAKTKFKDLGLFIIDEEQKFGVKTKDKIKELRVNVDCLTLTATPIPRTLQFSLLGARDLSVMHTPPPNRQPVTTEVHSFNEALVRDAISLELRRGGQVFFVHNRVIDIYEVAGILTRLVPDAKVVVGHGQMKNDQLEKTMMTFINGDADILVSTNIIESGLDIPNANTIIINNSHLIGLSDLHQMRGRVGRSNKKAFCYLLIPSQASLPADSRKRLKALEEFNELGDGFKIAMRDLDIRGAGNLLGAEQSGFINDLGLDTYHKMLEEAISELKEDEFKELFQNPNAKPQPLKITCSIETDLEILIPESYISNISERLQLYIEADKLKNEEQLEKFKETVKDRFGTPPADFDNLLQAVRLRWMAEQIGFEKLIIKNEKIRGYFIAGREDYYKSDAFGKVLTYLQKRPDRCKLKEKGDRVIFIMEQVKTLDGVMKVFRGILE is encoded by the coding sequence ATGAACCAGCAAGAAACACAAGAGCCAATATTAAAACTTTTTCCGAGAGATTTTGTCAAAAAATATCAAAAAGATGGAATTATTCAGACTATTTCCTCTAAAATAGAAAATGAAAAAAATCAAACTGATTCGGATTCTGTTAGAGTTCATTTGAAAGGACTCATGGGAAGTCAAGATGCTCTTGTTTTGGCTGCTTTGTACCGAAATAATCCTGCTATTTCGCATTTTGTGGTAATGGAAGATGCCGAAGAAGCTGCTTATTTTTATAATGATATTCAGCATTTTTTGGGTGAAACTTTGTCTAGTTCGAATCCAAATATTTTATTTTTTCCTACTTCCTACAAAAAGCCTTATAAATTTGAAAAAATAGATAATGCAAATGTTTTGCAACGTTCGGAGGCTCTAACACGCTTAAATAATCATCATTCGGAAGAAAATGGACTTATAATAGTTACTTATCCTTCTGCACTTACAGAAAAAGTAATCAATAAACAGGTTTTGGCTGCCAATACTTTTGTCATCAAAATAAATGAAGTTGTTGAGCCAAATTTTGTAATAGAAATATTAAATGAATATGGTTTTAAGAGAGAAGAATATGTGTTTGAAGCTGGGCAATATTCTGTCAGAGGAGGAATAATTGATATTTTTTCTTATTCAAATGAATATCCTTATCGAATAGAATTTTTTGGAAATGATATTGAAAGTATTCGTACATTCAAACCAACTGACCAACTTTCTATTGAAAAAGTAAATCGTGCTGTTATCGTTCCAAACGTAACCGAAAAAATTCAAAAACAAACAAGAGAGAATTTTTTAGAATTTGTTCCTAAAAAAACTAGGCTTTGGTTAAAAAATTATGCTCTGACAGTTGATGTAGTAGAAAAATACTTTGAGAGAGCGACAGAAGATTTTGATACGATTTTGCAGGTTTCGAATTATACACAAATCATTTCTGACCCAGAAGAATTATTTATTACCAAAAAAGAATTTAAAGACCAAATAGAGAAATTTGTACAAATAGAATTTGGTAAAAAATTTAGACGAGTTACAGAAAAAACAAAAGACAATCATTCTATTTTTGAGTTTGATGCGAAGGCACAACCGACATTTCATAAAAATCTTCAAAACTTAGTTTTTGATGTAGAAAGTTATAATCAAAAAGGCTATCAATGTATTATCGCTGCTGATTTGCCAAAACAGATTGACAGAATGCACACTATTTTTGAAGAGAAAGGCGTTGGCGTTCAGTTTTATGGTCTTAATATTGGTTTGCGTGGTGGTTTTATTGATAATAATCAGCAAATTGTTTGTTATACCGACCATCAAATTTTTGAGCGTTATCACAGATATAGCACGCAAGAACGTTTTACCAAATCAAAAGCTCTGACTTTAAAAGAACTCAATACGCTACAAGCAGGCGATTATGTAACACATATTGATTATGGAGTTGGTCGTTTTGCAGGTTTGGAAAAACTGGATGTAAATGGAAATGAGCAGGAGGCTGTTCGTTTGATTTATAGAGATAATGATGTTTTGTATGTTAGTGTGCATTCGTTACACAAAATTTCGAAGCATTCTAGCCAAGATGGAAGTTCAATGTCGCTTAGTAAACTCGGTTCTCAAGATTGGACAAACCGAAAAAAGAAAGTAAAAAAGCACTTAAAAGATATTGGAACAGAATTAATTGCGCTTTACGCCAAACGCCAAACAGCGACAGGTTTTGCTTTTCCAAAGGACAATTATATGCAAGCTGAAGTAGAATCTTCATTTTTTTATCAAGATACACCTGACCAAGCAACAGCAACAAACGACGTAAAAAATGACATGGAAAAACCTGTTCCGATGGATAGGCTTATTTGTGGAGATGTAGGTTTTGGTAAAACAGAAATTGCCGTTCGTGCAGCTTTTAAAGCCGTTTCGAATGGAAAACAAGTGGCTGTTTTAGTTCCCACAACGGTTTTAGCAGCACAACACAACCGTACTTTTAGTGAGCGTTTGGGAAATTTTGGTGTAAATGTAGATTTTATCAATCGTTTTAGAACGGCAAAAGAAGTGCGAGAAATTTTACAAAAATTAGAAGAAGGAAAAATTGATATTTTGGTAGGAACGCATAAAATTGTTAGTGCAAAAACAAAATTTAAAGATTTAGGACTTTTCATAATTGATGAAGAACAAAAATTTGGTGTCAAGACAAAAGATAAAATAAAAGAACTTCGTGTAAATGTAGATTGTCTTACTTTGACAGCTACGCCAATTCCTAGAACGCTACAATTTTCACTTTTGGGAGCGAGGGATTTATCGGTTATGCACACGCCACCACCGAATCGTCAGCCAGTAACAACAGAAGTGCATAGTTTTAATGAGGCTTTGGTTAGAGATGCTATTAGTTTGGAACTTCGCAGAGGTGGACAAGTATTTTTTGTTCATAATCGTGTCATTGATATTTATGAAGTTGCAGGGATTTTGACACGCTTAGTTCCTGATGCAAAAGTAGTTGTTGGACATGGACAGATGAAAAATGACCAGTTGGAGAAAACAATGATGACTTTTATAAATGGCGATGCTGATATTTTGGTTTCGACAAATATCATTGAATCGGGTTTGGATATTCCGAATGCAAACACGATTATTATCAACAATTCTCATTTGATTGGTCTTTCAGATTTGCACCAAATGCGTGGACGTGTCGGACGTTCGAATAAAAAGGCATTTTGTTATTTGCTCATTCCTTCACAGGCTAGTCTGCCAGCCGATTCTAGAAAACGCTTGAAGGCATTGGAGGAATTTAATGAATTGGGTGATGGTTTTAAAATTGCGATGCGTGATTTGGATATTCGTGGTGCAGGAAATCTTTTGGGGGCAGAACAGAGTGGTTTTATCAATGATTTGGGATTAGATACCTATCATAAAATGCTAGAAGAAGCCATTTCAGAACTCAAAGAAGACGAATTTAAAGAGCTTTTCCAAAACCCAAATGCAAAACCTCAACCTCTAAAAATTACATGTTCGATAGAAACTGATTTAGAAATTTTGATTCCAGAGAGTTATATTTCCAATATTTCGGAACGCCTCCAACTCTACATTGAAGCCGATAAATTGAAAAATGAAGAGCAACTAGAAAAATTCAAAGAAACTGTAAAAGACCGTTTCGGAACTCCTCCAGCCGATTTTGATAATTTATTACAAGCTGTTCGTCTGCGTTGGATGGCAGAACAAATTGGTTTTGAAAAGCTGATTATCAAAAATGAAAAGATACGAGGTTATTTTATTGCAGGAAGAGAAGATTATTACAAATCGGATGCCTTCGGAAAAGTTTTGACGTATCTTCAAAAACGTCCAGACCGTTGCAAACTCAAAGAAAAAGGCGACCGTGTTATTTTTATTATGGAACAAGTCAAAACCCTTGATGGTGTGATGAAGGTTTTTAGGGGGATTTTGGAGTAG
- a CDS encoding 4Fe-4S dicluster domain-containing protein: MNQLEFFTSIFQIMLFVTALLVTAGIIFSRYKYIRRNIELGKSWKGEHNPAERLRLMILIAFGQKKMFARPAIGIMHFIVYAGFLLINIEVLEIVIDGISGHHRIFAPLLGATIYQILVGFFELMALGVLTMCVIFLIRRNIVKVERFDKPEMKGWGHLDANIILVFEIVLMFFLFTMNATDSILQERAMDLVTNIDAAHYKTFDTPVYFLVSQVLTPLYDGLTTTQLVLLERAAWWFHIVGIMIFAIYVTYSKHLHIFLAFPNVYFTRLAPKGEMNNMPSITKEVKISMGMEEPDADAGMEDEIPSFGAKDVTDLTWRNILDAYTCTQCGRCTDVCPANMTGKKLSPRKIVMNVRQRADEIGQRMDEMGEYYKPDNKMLYGDYVTKEELMACTSCNACVDACPVNISPLEPILEMRRYVAMEEADVPDAWKAMLTSVGNNGAPWAFAPTERFKWADEMKNSDK; encoded by the coding sequence ATGAACCAACTTGAATTTTTCACTTCCATTTTTCAGATTATGCTCTTTGTAACTGCCCTTTTGGTTACAGCAGGTATAATTTTTAGTCGTTATAAATATATTCGACGCAACATCGAATTAGGTAAATCTTGGAAAGGTGAACACAATCCTGCCGAGCGTTTGCGTTTAATGATTTTGATTGCCTTCGGACAGAAAAAAATGTTTGCACGTCCTGCTATCGGAATAATGCACTTTATTGTTTATGCAGGTTTTCTTTTGATTAATATCGAAGTTTTAGAAATTGTAATTGATGGAATTTCTGGACATCACCGTATTTTTGCTCCTCTATTGGGCGCAACTATTTATCAAATTTTGGTAGGATTTTTTGAGCTAATGGCTTTGGGAGTGCTTACTATGTGTGTTATTTTCCTGATTCGTAGAAATATAGTCAAAGTAGAGCGTTTTGATAAACCAGAAATGAAAGGCTGGGGACATCTTGATGCAAATATTATTCTTGTTTTCGAAATTGTTTTGATGTTTTTCCTCTTTACGATGAATGCAACTGATTCTATTTTGCAAGAAAGAGCAATGGATTTGGTTACCAATATTGATGCAGCACATTACAAAACTTTTGACACTCCTGTTTACTTTTTGGTAAGTCAGGTTCTTACTCCTCTTTATGATGGACTCACAACTACTCAGCTTGTTCTTTTAGAGCGTGCTGCTTGGTGGTTTCATATTGTAGGAATTATGATTTTTGCTATTTATGTAACTTATTCAAAACATCTTCATATTTTCCTTGCTTTCCCAAATGTATATTTTACTCGTCTTGCTCCTAAAGGAGAAATGAATAATATGCCTTCTATCACAAAAGAAGTCAAAATATCAATGGGAATGGAAGAACCTGATGCAGATGCAGGAATGGAAGATGAAATTCCTTCTTTTGGTGCAAAAGATGTAACTGATTTGACTTGGAGAAATATCTTAGATGCTTATACATGTACACAATGTGGACGTTGTACAGATGTTTGTCCTGCAAACATGACAGGTAAAAAATTATCTCCTCGTAAAATTGTTATGAATGTGCGCCAGCGTGCTGATGAAATCGGACAACGTATGGATGAAATGGGCGAGTATTACAAACCAGATAACAAAATGTTATATGGTGATTATGTAACCAAAGAAGAATTGATGGCATGTACATCATGTAATGCCTGTGTAGATGCTTGTCCTGTAAATATTAGTCCATTAGAGCCTATCTTAGAAATGCGTCGTTATGTGGCAATGGAAGAAGCTGATGTTCCCGATGCATGGAAAGCAATGCTAACAAGTGTAGGAAATAATGGTGCGCCTTGGGCATTTGCTCCAACAGAGCGTTTCAAGTGGGCAGATGAAATGAAAAATAGTGATAAGTGA
- a CDS encoding KilA-N domain-containing protein, with protein sequence MSHKIFFTSDGWLNATQTAKNFGKDVRGYTRSEQYKGYMKILLKEQNYKRVYILKDGEYVKIGIANRPLSKVFLFSYLIFLSNG encoded by the coding sequence ATATCTCACAAAATTTTCTTTACAAGTGATGGTTGGCTTAATGCAACTCAAACAGCAAAGAATTTTGGTAAAGATGTTAGAGGTTATACTCGCTCTGAACAGTATAAAGGGTATATGAAAATACTTTTAAAAGAACAAAATTACAAAAGAGTGTATATACTAAAAGATGGTGAATATGTAAAAATTGGAATTGCTAATAGACCTCTTTCGAAAGTATTTTTATTTTCTTACCTTATATTTCTTTCAAATGGATAA
- a CDS encoding ABC transporter ATP-binding protein — protein sequence MIQKENTISISAQNIGKRFEREWIFRKLSCDFCSTNPTAIVGSNGSGKSTFIKTLIGYLPLSEGKLVYSEKNIPILKENWQSTISWAAPYTELIEEFTLLEQLKFHKSFKPFDIEIEEIIEKLGFSNTKSKTIRFFSSGMKQKLKLALAIYSNAKIVFLDEPTSNLDKQNSEWYLQEINTIIDKKVLIIASNQPSEYHFCSQIIDIQNLKL from the coding sequence TTGATACAAAAAGAAAATACAATTTCCATTTCTGCTCAAAATATTGGAAAAAGATTTGAAAGAGAATGGATTTTTCGAAAACTTTCTTGTGATTTTTGCAGCACAAACCCAACGGCTATCGTAGGGAGTAATGGGAGTGGTAAATCAACATTTATCAAAACGCTTATTGGCTATTTGCCTTTGTCGGAAGGAAAGTTAGTCTATTCTGAAAAGAATATACCCATTTTAAAAGAAAATTGGCAATCAACTATTTCTTGGGCAGCACCATATACGGAGCTTATCGAAGAATTTACTTTATTGGAACAACTAAAATTTCATAAATCCTTCAAGCCTTTTGATATAGAAATAGAAGAAATAATTGAAAAGTTAGGTTTTTCTAACACCAAAAGTAAAACGATTCGTTTTTTCTCTTCTGGTATGAAGCAAAAGCTAAAATTAGCCTTAGCAATCTATTCTAATGCTAAAATAGTGTTTTTAGACGAGCCTACCTCCAACCTTGATAAGCAAAATAGTGAGTGGTATTTGCAAGAAATCAATACAATTATTGACAAAAAAGTACTTATTATTGCATCAAATCAACCATCTGAATATCATTTTTGTTCGCAAATCATTGATATTCAGAACTTAAAACTGTAA
- a CDS encoding transposase family protein produces the protein MDKYHKNNNLPHKKKKGKKLSTEQKKGNKELGTVRITVEHTFAKMKRFKIFYYPYRNRRKRFALKFNLFAAIHRYAELGFRKRSIISNQRGIDDEYCQKIIMDYLNQFKVGEKSDFEKVLLKKLPDFLDNEQKRNRIKNNLQVLRKMNK, from the coding sequence ATGGATAAATACCATAAAAATAATAATCTTCCTCACAAAAAGAAAAAAGGTAAAAAGCTATCAACGGAACAAAAAAAAGGAAACAAAGAGTTAGGAACAGTAAGAATTACAGTAGAACATACTTTCGCTAAAATGAAACGGTTTAAGATATTTTATTATCCATATAGAAACAGAAGAAAAAGATTTGCTTTAAAATTTAATTTATTTGCTGCCATACATAGATATGCAGAATTAGGCTTTCGAAAGAGGTCTATTATATCAAATCAAAGAGGAATTGACGATGAGTATTGTCAAAAGATAATTATGGATTATTTAAATCAATTTAAAGTGGGAGAAAAATCTGATTTTGAAAAGGTTCTTTTGAAAAAATTGCCAGATTTTTTGGATAATGAACAAAAAAGAAATAGAATAAAAAATAACCTGCAAGTGTTGAGAAAGATGAATAAATAA
- a CDS encoding RNA polymerase sigma factor, with protein MEKDFVAFIQKHQGIIHKVCRMYCDSEDDRQDLFQEVLFQLWKSYPKFRGDSKISTWMYRIALNTAIARLRKVKRKPSEFSLSDSTLQFPDTPSDTEKEEQLKNLQLAIQKLSKVEKGIIMLYLEEKSYDEIAEIIGITKTNVGVKINRIKKKLKETLEKLPQ; from the coding sequence TTGGAAAAAGATTTTGTAGCATTTATTCAGAAACATCAAGGTATCATACACAAAGTATGTCGCATGTATTGCGATTCTGAAGATGATAGACAAGATTTGTTTCAAGAAGTTTTGTTTCAGCTTTGGAAATCCTATCCCAAATTTAGAGGTGATTCCAAAATTTCTACTTGGATGTACAGAATTGCACTCAATACGGCCATTGCTCGCCTTCGAAAAGTCAAACGCAAACCTTCTGAATTTTCGCTTTCAGATTCAACACTTCAATTTCCAGATACGCCTTCAGATACCGAAAAAGAAGAACAATTAAAAAATCTTCAATTAGCTATTCAGAAACTCTCAAAGGTAGAAAAAGGAATTATTATGCTTTATTTGGAAGAAAAAAGTTATGATGAAATTGCTGAGATTATTGGAATTACCAAAACAAATGTAGGTGTAAAAATCAATCGTATCAAAAAGAAACTCAAAGAAACGTTAGAAAAATTACCTCAATAA
- a CDS encoding DMT family transporter — translation MENPTSSASISKIDKLLSKLGITRGILYMFFAIFCFAIMNLIVKMLPHIPAMEIILFRSSVSFVICVIGLKMQKVKGLGTNKKVLFLRGLFGGMALFLFFTTLQNIPLASAITLHYLAPIFTAIIAWLVLGERLVPLQWLFFLVSFIGVTMVKGFDERVDTIYFIMGVSAAFLAGCAYNCIRKLKTSEHPLMVILYFPLVTLPIASLYCIFYKWTMPVGWDWLYLLLIGVLTQIAQFYMTKAYQIEEAARVASISYTGVIYALGFGFLFFHEVFNIYVSIGIGLMLLGVILNITFKNTKKEAVK, via the coding sequence TTGGAAAATCCTACTTCTTCAGCTTCTATTTCAAAAATTGACAAACTTTTATCAAAATTGGGCATTACAAGAGGCATCTTATATATGTTTTTTGCTATTTTTTGTTTTGCCATAATGAATTTGATTGTCAAGATGTTACCTCATATTCCTGCCATGGAAATTATTCTTTTTCGTTCTTCAGTTTCCTTTGTGATTTGTGTCATTGGTCTGAAAATGCAAAAAGTAAAAGGATTGGGAACAAATAAAAAAGTCTTGTTTTTGCGTGGTCTTTTTGGTGGAATGGCTCTTTTTTTATTCTTTACAACACTTCAAAATATTCCTTTAGCTTCTGCTATTACGCTACATTATTTAGCTCCAATTTTTACAGCAATTATCGCTTGGTTGGTTTTGGGAGAGCGTTTAGTTCCCCTTCAATGGCTGTTTTTTTTAGTTTCTTTTATTGGTGTAACAATGGTAAAAGGTTTTGATGAACGGGTAGATACAATTTATTTTATTATGGGTGTTTCGGCTGCTTTTCTTGCTGGTTGTGCCTATAATTGCATCCGAAAACTCAAAACTTCAGAGCATCCACTGATGGTAATTCTTTATTTTCCTCTTGTTACCTTGCCGATTGCTAGTCTGTATTGTATTTTTTATAAATGGACAATGCCTGTTGGTTGGGATTGGTTATACTTACTTTTGATAGGAGTTTTGACACAAATAGCTCAATTTTATATGACAAAAGCCTATCAGATTGAAGAAGCTGCACGAGTGGCGAGTATTAGTTATACAGGAGTGATTTATGCGCTCGGTTTTGGGTTTTTGTTTTTTCACGAAGTCTTTAATATCTATGTTTCTATCGGAATTGGTCTTATGCTTTTGGGAGTAATTTTAAATATTACTTTCAAAAATACAAAGAAAGAAGCTGTAAAATAA
- a CDS encoding (Fe-S)-binding protein: MSEETLKIPTMAELTAEGKSPEILFWVGCAGSYDDRYKAVTRAMIRILNKANINFAVLGTEESCTGDPARRAGDEFTFQMQAAMNIEVLNNYNIKNIVTACPHCFNTLKNEYPELGGNYEVIHHSAYLQKLINEGKVKFGGGEFKGKRITYHDSCYLGRANDIYEAPREVLEKLDAELVEMKRCKSKGLCCGAGGAQMFKDAEKGTKEVNVERAEEAVAARPDYVAVGCPFCMTMMADGIKHFNKEKDIKVLDLSEFIVGANDL, from the coding sequence ATGAGCGAAGAAACATTAAAAATCCCTACAATGGCAGAATTAACTGCTGAGGGAAAATCTCCAGAAATATTATTTTGGGTAGGCTGTGCAGGTTCGTATGACGACCGTTATAAAGCTGTTACTCGTGCTATGATTCGTATTTTGAATAAAGCAAACATCAATTTTGCTGTTTTGGGAACAGAAGAAAGTTGTACTGGCGATCCTGCTCGTCGTGCTGGTGATGAGTTTACTTTTCAGATGCAAGCAGCAATGAATATTGAGGTTTTGAATAATTATAATATCAAAAACATTGTTACAGCTTGTCCTCATTGTTTTAATACATTGAAAAATGAATATCCTGAATTGGGTGGAAATTATGAAGTTATTCATCATTCTGCTTATCTTCAAAAACTAATCAATGAAGGTAAAGTAAAATTTGGAGGTGGAGAATTTAAAGGAAAACGAATTACATATCACGACTCTTGTTACTTAGGTAGAGCAAATGATATTTATGAAGCTCCTCGTGAAGTATTAGAAAAATTAGATGCCGAATTAGTAGAAATGAAACGCTGCAAATCAAAAGGACTTTGTTGTGGCGCAGGTGGAGCGCAAATGTTTAAAGATGCCGAAAAAGGCACAAAAGAAGTCAATGTCGAACGTGCAGAAGAAGCTGTTGCAGCTCGTCCAGATTATGTAGCTGTGGGTTGTCCGTTCTGTATGACAATGATGGCAGATGGAATAAAACATTTCAATAAAGAAAAAGATATCAAGGTTTTAGACCTTTCTGAGTTTATTGTAGGAGCAAATGATTTGTAG
- a CDS encoding DUF6019 family protein, with translation MDIDSLKSSWQALQTQPEPILENEQIRKLLRGKANDSISKIKRSILIEGGLATFVSVLFIMNKHWFHSPFIVPYSITVMLLCLVWYAFKYKKVRKINLQKNLKETLQQLISTLDLYLKVYLYGSLILGLFAAILPLFWKNITLEDFTLLQLIISGGIAFIIIPAYYFFIKWYIKNLYGNYVNELREELKELEDLEE, from the coding sequence ATGGATATAGACAGTCTAAAATCTAGTTGGCAAGCTCTACAAACACAGCCAGAGCCAATTCTTGAAAATGAGCAAATTCGTAAATTATTACGAGGAAAAGCAAATGATTCTATTTCTAAAATCAAACGCAGTATTTTGATTGAAGGAGGTTTAGCTACTTTTGTGAGTGTTCTTTTTATAATGAATAAACATTGGTTTCATTCTCCTTTTATTGTGCCTTATTCCATAACTGTAATGCTACTTTGTTTGGTTTGGTATGCTTTCAAATATAAAAAAGTTAGAAAAATAAATTTACAAAAAAATCTTAAAGAAACCTTACAACAACTTATTAGTACACTTGATTTGTACTTAAAAGTCTATTTATATGGCTCACTTATTTTGGGGCTTTTTGCTGCAATATTGCCCTTATTTTGGAAAAACATAACATTAGAAGATTTTACACTTCTACAACTAATTATCAGTGGAGGAATTGCCTTTATAATTATTCCAGCCTATTATTTTTTTATAAAATGGTATATCAAAAATCTTTATGGAAATTATGTAAATGAACTAAGAGAAGAACTAAAAGAACTTGAAGATTTGGAGGAATAA